One window from the genome of Cervus elaphus chromosome 8, mCerEla1.1, whole genome shotgun sequence encodes:
- the LOC122698572 gene encoding uncharacterized protein LOC122698572 isoform X2, which produces MNLSSEHCNMSDWLRLEATVKASVYVVAFSFATFITVIIIAIVSQNSKLRKEVRYILLCHHLLCISSYCGLGVVFQGMRAFLANSPVLVCWVVFGAQLSVGEGILFTLALMAAHTYLVICWPLTSVSFVDSVKYKILSGTWLIIILKNACLFLIEGTGPTQIALLKSEPLCPVVLNGIPARATGMVFLFLLLSIILISYSLIYKEGKRTGHFNRSNIKARKTVLIHLVQLGLHVIPTLLFIGLGKMCGVFFFALNLVLFGVFAFAQCFNPLIYGLWNRELKSRLHYWVCCQLWCGHCGVTSRVSV; this is translated from the coding sequence ATGAACTTGTCTTCTGAACACTGCAATATGTCAGATTGGCTGAGGCTGGAAGCAACCGTGAAGGCCTCCGTGTACGTGGTGGCTTTCTCCTTCGCCACGTTCATCACGGTCATCATTATCGCCATCGTATCACAGAATTCAAAACTGAGGAAAGAGGTTCGATACATCCTTCTCTGTCACCACCTGCTGTGCATCTCCTCCTACTGCGGCCTGGGGGTGGTTTTCCAAGGGATGCGAGCCTTCCTGGCCAACAGCCCTGTCCTGGTATGCTGGGTGGTGTTTGGGGCACAGCTGAGTGTTGGAGAAGGGATCCTCTTCACGCTGGCCTTGATGGCGGCCCACACGTACCTGGTGATCTGCTGGCCCTTGACATCTGTGTCCTTTGTAGATTCCGTTAAGTATAAGATTCTGTCTGGGACTTGGCTCATCATTATACTGAAGAATGCTTGCCTCTTCCTCATAGAGGGCACTGGCCCTACGCAGATTGCTCTTTTAAAATCTGAGCCCCTTTGCCCAGTGGTCTTGAATGGCATTCCTGCTAGAGCCACTGGCatggttttccttttccttcttctgtctATCATTCTTATAAGTTACTCCCTGATATACAAAGAAGGGAAACGGACTGGCCACTTTAATAGGTCAAATATCAAAGCAAGGAAAACCGTCCTTATTCATTTAGTGCAATTGGGCCTGCACGTAATACCAACTCTGTTATTCATTGGTTTGGGAAAGATGTGTGgagtgtttttctttgctttaaatCTGGTGCTTTTTGGAGTCTTTGCCTTTGCCCAGTGTTTTAACCCTCTGATCTACGGGCTCTGGAACAGAGAGTTGAAAAGCAGATTACACTACTGGGTGTGCTGTCAGCTGTGGTGTGGTCACTGTGGTGTGACCAGCAGAGTGtcagtttaa
- the LOC122698572 gene encoding uncharacterized protein LOC122698572 isoform X1 translates to MSQVAPKTMNLSSEHCNMSDWLRLEATVKASVYVVAFSFATFITVIIIAIVSQNSKLRKEVRYILLCHHLLCISSYCGLGVVFQGMRAFLANSPVLVCWVVFGAQLSVGEGILFTLALMAAHTYLVICWPLTSVSFVDSVKYKILSGTWLIIILKNACLFLIEGTGPTQIALLKSEPLCPVVLNGIPARATGMVFLFLLLSIILISYSLIYKEGKRTGHFNRSNIKARKTVLIHLVQLGLHVIPTLLFIGLGKMCGVFFFALNLVLFGVFAFAQCFNPLIYGLWNRELKSRLHYWVCCQLWCGHCGVTSRVSV, encoded by the exons AT GAGCCAGGTTGCCCCGAAGACCATGAACTTGTCTTCTGAACACTGCAATATGTCAGATTGGCTGAGGCTGGAAGCAACCGTGAAGGCCTCCGTGTACGTGGTGGCTTTCTCCTTCGCCACGTTCATCACGGTCATCATTATCGCCATCGTATCACAGAATTCAAAACTGAGGAAAGAGGTTCGATACATCCTTCTCTGTCACCACCTGCTGTGCATCTCCTCCTACTGCGGCCTGGGGGTGGTTTTCCAAGGGATGCGAGCCTTCCTGGCCAACAGCCCTGTCCTGGTATGCTGGGTGGTGTTTGGGGCACAGCTGAGTGTTGGAGAAGGGATCCTCTTCACGCTGGCCTTGATGGCGGCCCACACGTACCTGGTGATCTGCTGGCCCTTGACATCTGTGTCCTTTGTAGATTCCGTTAAGTATAAGATTCTGTCTGGGACTTGGCTCATCATTATACTGAAGAATGCTTGCCTCTTCCTCATAGAGGGCACTGGCCCTACGCAGATTGCTCTTTTAAAATCTGAGCCCCTTTGCCCAGTGGTCTTGAATGGCATTCCTGCTAGAGCCACTGGCatggttttccttttccttcttctgtctATCATTCTTATAAGTTACTCCCTGATATACAAAGAAGGGAAACGGACTGGCCACTTTAATAGGTCAAATATCAAAGCAAGGAAAACCGTCCTTATTCATTTAGTGCAATTGGGCCTGCACGTAATACCAACTCTGTTATTCATTGGTTTGGGAAAGATGTGTGgagtgtttttctttgctttaaatCTGGTGCTTTTTGGAGTCTTTGCCTTTGCCCAGTGTTTTAACCCTCTGATCTACGGGCTCTGGAACAGAGAGTTGAAAAGCAGATTACACTACTGGGTGTGCTGTCAGCTGTGGTGTGGTCACTGTGGTGTGACCAGCAGAGTGtcagtttaa